A part of Streptomyces sp. NBC_01497 genomic DNA contains:
- a CDS encoding TetR/AcrR family transcriptional regulator, which yields MSKPAAKDRLADAAFALFDERGYEQTTIDDIAERAGLGRTTFFRHYRTKEDVIFPDHDRMLDLVRQRLDASSEGAALLAISEAVRQVLAHYVEEGDLARRRYRLTSRVPALREREIVSVARYQRLFRSFISSGFSKESPSAELRAELMSAAVVAAHNHVLRRWLREETADPLAEMEEAMREVLTLFPAERLRGAGETGATVVAFRTSRDVESLIPLLRRAIEGADDV from the coding sequence ATGAGTAAGCCAGCGGCAAAGGACCGTCTAGCGGACGCGGCTTTCGCGCTGTTCGACGAGCGTGGTTACGAACAGACCACCATCGACGACATCGCCGAGCGGGCCGGGCTGGGGCGTACGACGTTCTTCCGTCACTACCGCACCAAGGAAGACGTGATCTTCCCCGATCACGACAGGATGCTCGACCTCGTCAGGCAGCGGCTCGACGCCTCGTCCGAGGGTGCGGCGCTGCTGGCGATCTCCGAAGCGGTCCGGCAGGTGCTGGCCCATTACGTCGAGGAAGGGGATCTCGCGCGCCGACGCTACCGGCTGACGAGCCGGGTCCCGGCCCTGCGCGAGCGTGAGATCGTCAGCGTCGCGCGCTACCAGCGGCTGTTCCGGAGCTTCATCTCCTCCGGCTTCAGCAAGGAGTCCCCTTCCGCTGAGCTCCGGGCGGAGTTGATGTCGGCCGCCGTGGTCGCGGCGCACAACCATGTGCTGCGCCGATGGCTGCGTGAGGAGACGGCCGACCCGCTCGCCGAGATGGAGGAGGCCATGCGGGAGGTGCTCACCCTGTTCCCGGCCGAGCGACTGAGAGGTGCCGGGGAGACGGGCGCGACGGTCGTGGCCTTTCGCACCTCGCGTGACGTCGAGTCCCTCATCCCTTTGTTGCGCCGGGCCATCGAGGGAGCCGACGACGTCTGA
- a CDS encoding 5-carboxymethyl-2-hydroxymuconate Delta-isomerase has protein sequence MPQITVDHSADLTGAFDPAALAHELHTAAIEIAAAKPEACKTLFRPCPITVVGHDTDGHAVVHVTVGLLAGRTEETRTRLADTLLEQVRRHVKTDGGTALHASVEIRDLDPTYRKFDA, from the coding sequence ATGCCGCAGATCACCGTTGACCATTCCGCCGACCTGACGGGCGCTTTCGACCCCGCCGCCCTCGCGCACGAGCTGCACACCGCCGCCATCGAGATCGCGGCCGCCAAGCCCGAGGCGTGCAAGACGCTGTTCCGTCCCTGCCCCATCACGGTCGTCGGCCACGACACCGACGGCCACGCGGTCGTCCACGTCACGGTCGGACTGCTCGCCGGTCGCACCGAGGAGACGCGGACCCGCCTGGCCGACACGTTGCTGGAGCAGGTGCGCCGGCACGTGAAGACCGACGGCGGCACGGCCCTGCACGCCTCCGTCGAGATCCGCGACCTCGACCCCACCTACCGCAAGTTCGATGCCTGA
- a CDS encoding adenylyl cyclase, giving the protein MLRGAAVAAAAPLVGGVLAGSASASPVSTGSGHGSAAGLGPNVLVFDPSMGDAAIQARVDAVFATQQSNQFGSERYALAFLPGTYKVDVNVGFYTHVLGLGQNPGDVVINGHVTVDAQWLEGNGTQNFWRTAENLTIVPPDGLERWAVAQAGPMRRVHIKGNMTLWPSPPGNQWSSGGFLADSVVDGQVESGSQQQWLSRNDTFGSWTGSNWNMVFVGVQGAPAQSFPTPPYTTVDRTPVVREKPFLTADRHGDYQVFVPALRRESTGTSWARGRAEGRSVPLSQFHVARPGDSVAAINLALALGKHLLITPGVYSLASPLRVVRPGTVVLGLGLATLRSTHGNTVMEVADVPGVSVAGVLFEAGSAHTPVLLRVGHGPSLFRHTTDPTALFDVYARIGGAVPGGADISVQIDSNDVICDNLWLWRADHGLDDTVGWAVNPAGTGIVVNGDHVTAYALAVEHYQNYEVLWQGEHGNTYFFQNEHPYDVPTQSAWRHGSTLGYAAYKVADRVRNHHAWGLGSYCFFNLNADIYTDRAYELPDTPGVVFTDLMTVCLNGAGGGGILHCVNNTGDPVQNGFGTYNMTSYSDGTGSV; this is encoded by the coding sequence ATGCTCCGCGGGGCTGCAGTCGCCGCCGCGGCGCCGCTGGTCGGCGGCGTCCTCGCCGGGTCAGCCTCCGCGTCGCCCGTGTCCACCGGTTCCGGGCACGGCAGCGCCGCCGGCCTCGGTCCGAACGTCCTGGTCTTCGACCCGTCGATGGGCGACGCGGCGATCCAGGCCCGGGTGGACGCCGTGTTCGCCACCCAGCAGTCCAACCAGTTCGGCAGCGAACGGTACGCCCTGGCCTTCCTGCCGGGTACGTACAAGGTCGATGTCAACGTCGGCTTCTACACCCACGTCCTCGGCCTCGGTCAGAACCCCGGCGACGTCGTGATCAACGGCCATGTCACGGTCGACGCCCAGTGGCTTGAGGGGAACGGGACACAGAACTTCTGGCGCACCGCCGAGAACCTGACCATCGTGCCGCCCGACGGGCTGGAGCGCTGGGCGGTCGCCCAGGCGGGGCCGATGCGCCGCGTCCACATCAAGGGGAACATGACCCTGTGGCCGAGTCCGCCCGGCAACCAGTGGTCCAGCGGGGGATTCCTGGCCGACAGCGTGGTGGACGGGCAGGTGGAATCGGGTTCGCAGCAGCAGTGGCTGTCGCGCAACGACACCTTCGGCAGCTGGACCGGCTCCAACTGGAACATGGTGTTCGTCGGTGTGCAGGGCGCCCCCGCCCAGTCGTTCCCCACCCCTCCGTACACCACGGTCGACCGCACCCCGGTGGTGCGGGAGAAGCCGTTCCTCACCGCTGACCGCCACGGCGACTACCAGGTGTTCGTGCCCGCGCTGCGCCGGGAGAGCACCGGCACGAGCTGGGCCCGCGGAAGGGCGGAGGGGCGCAGCGTCCCGCTGTCCCAGTTCCACGTGGCCAGACCGGGCGACTCGGTCGCCGCCATCAACCTGGCCCTCGCCCTGGGCAAGCACCTTCTCATCACGCCGGGTGTCTACTCGCTCGCATCGCCCCTGCGGGTCGTCCGTCCCGGCACCGTGGTCCTGGGCCTGGGCCTTGCCACATTGCGCTCCACGCACGGCAACACCGTCATGGAGGTCGCCGACGTCCCCGGTGTCAGCGTCGCCGGTGTGCTCTTCGAGGCGGGCTCGGCCCACACCCCCGTGCTGCTGCGCGTCGGCCACGGGCCCAGCCTGTTCCGTCACACCACCGACCCCACCGCGCTGTTCGATGTGTACGCGCGGATCGGCGGCGCCGTGCCCGGCGGCGCGGACATCAGCGTCCAGATCGACAGCAACGACGTGATCTGCGACAACCTCTGGCTCTGGCGTGCCGACCACGGCCTCGACGACACCGTGGGCTGGGCGGTCAACCCGGCCGGCACCGGCATCGTCGTGAACGGGGACCACGTCACCGCGTACGCGCTTGCCGTCGAGCACTACCAGAACTACGAGGTGCTCTGGCAGGGCGAGCACGGCAACACGTACTTCTTCCAGAACGAGCACCCCTACGATGTCCCGACCCAGTCGGCCTGGCGCCACGGCTCCACCCTGGGCTACGCCGCCTACAAGGTCGCCGACCGCGTCAGGAACCACCACGCCTGGGGTCTTGGCAGCTACTGCTTCTTCAACCTCAACGCGGACATCTACACCGACCGGGCCTACGAGCTCCCCGACACGCCCGGCGTCGTCTTCACGGACCTGATGACCGTCTGCCTCAACGGCGCGGGCGGGGGAGGCATCCTGCACTGCGTCAACAACACCGGTGACCCGGTCCAGAACGGTTTCGGCACGTACAACATGACGTCGTACTCCGACGGCACCGGGAGCGTGTGA